Proteins encoded together in one Orbaceae bacterium lpD01 window:
- a CDS encoding fimbrial protein has product MAITVGTMFTVSSQAVVDNWRQPVNDWEAASNQGVLYIQGSLTQGSCLLSMDSAYQAIDMGNTVTADLKKVGDTGRPVEFSIELLDCLQALTTLTNNRTDTVTWSNQQPGVKIRFLSATSAMNPDIIQVNGAKGLGLQLITAHGQVLSIGENTPPQLLNLNSNKLSYFVRPIRTAAPLVPGAYHAIITFELIYD; this is encoded by the coding sequence ATGGCTATCACTGTAGGTACCATGTTTACCGTTTCTAGCCAAGCCGTGGTCGATAATTGGCGCCAACCCGTTAATGATTGGGAGGCAGCTAGCAATCAGGGGGTGTTATATATCCAGGGCTCACTCACTCAAGGTAGCTGTTTATTATCAATGGATTCAGCGTATCAAGCCATTGATATGGGCAATACCGTCACGGCAGATCTCAAGAAAGTCGGTGATACAGGGCGACCTGTCGAATTTAGTATTGAGTTACTTGATTGTCTGCAAGCCTTAACTACCCTCACCAATAATCGCACAGATACGGTAACCTGGAGTAATCAGCAACCGGGCGTAAAAATACGTTTCTTATCGGCAACCAGCGCGATGAATCCGGATATTATTCAGGTCAATGGCGCAAAAGGATTAGGTTTACAGCTTATTACTGCTCATGGTCAAGTGCTATCGATAGGTGAAAATACGCCACCTCAATTATTAAACCTCAACAGTAATAAACTGAGCTATTTCGTTCGACCAATAAGAACAGCCGCACCATTAGTACCCGGTGCTTATCACGCGATAATCACTTTTGAATTAATCTATGATTAA
- a CDS encoding fimbria/pilus periplasmic chaperone: MKTPNIRYLLLAGSVLISTFLSSNSFAAISLDRTRVIFDGNHKSESINVANKNKQLPYLAQAWIENSQGQKISSPFVVLPPIQRIEPGKASQVRIEALPEVKNLPQDRESLFYFNLREIPPKSDKQNVLQLALQTKIKLFYRPAAINEIYKTNWQQKLQLIIQGSTVKFKNDSPFYVTIINAAATKAGLASNRFDPVMIAPLSETKLAITANLLGNAPVLTYINDYGGRPNLFFQCKNNVCHVINDSQ, encoded by the coding sequence ATGAAAACCCCAAACATCCGTTATTTGTTACTCGCTGGTAGTGTGCTCATCAGCACATTTTTATCGTCAAATTCATTCGCGGCGATCTCACTCGATCGTACCCGTGTCATTTTTGATGGCAATCATAAATCAGAATCGATCAATGTGGCTAATAAAAATAAACAGTTACCCTATTTAGCCCAAGCATGGATTGAAAATAGTCAGGGACAAAAAATTAGCTCACCGTTCGTGGTATTACCACCGATTCAGCGTATTGAACCCGGCAAAGCGAGTCAGGTAAGAATTGAAGCGCTGCCTGAAGTCAAAAATTTACCCCAAGATCGTGAGAGTTTATTCTATTTTAATTTACGGGAAATTCCACCAAAAAGTGATAAACAGAACGTTTTACAACTTGCGCTTCAAACGAAGATTAAGCTGTTCTATCGCCCTGCCGCAATCAACGAAATATATAAAACGAATTGGCAACAAAAATTACAACTTATTATCCAAGGATCAACCGTTAAATTTAAAAATGACTCACCATTTTATGTCACAATTATTAATGCCGCGGCCACCAAAGCAGGTTTAGCCAGTAATCGTTTTGATCCGGTAATGATAGCGCCCTTAAGTGAAACTAAATTAGCGATAACAGCCAATTTACTCGGTAACGCACCGGTGCTCACTTATATTAATGATTATGGTGGACGGCCGAATTTGTTTTTTCAATGTAAAAATAACGTATGTCACGTTATTAACGATTCTCAATAA
- a CDS encoding outer membrane usher protein, which produces MSFCLSRTHIWSFIAFMVSITCARATYANDYVQFNTDVLDLEDRKNIDLNQFALPGYIMPGTYTLKVRMNNEAVSEQPIEYYALTEGNSQACLSKSLIAQLGLKPEIRNKLTWLHDEQCLDLNSLPGMEAKGDLATATLNIQIPQAYLEYRSNTWDPPSLWDDGVNGLLFDYNVTTQMNSSYKNDHKYYNINGNGVMGANLGAWRVRADWQGRSNHSWGETNEKTQNVFDWTRIYAYTAIPQLNAKLSIGENYLSSALFDSFRYTGISLNSDLNMLPPNLRGYAPEVTGIANSNATVIITQAGRVIYQTQVPSGPFQIQDLPSGITGQLDIRVEEQDGSVQNYQVNTASIPYLTRPGSVRYNVALGRPTNLDRHTQGNFFVTGDFSWGISNGWSLFGGSLNSENYDALSLGLGRDLFKFGAISLDMTQSFTRFPEEKMMTGGSFRVNYSKRFDSYNSQIQFAGYRFTQRNYMSMSEYLTALETGDRRKSSREMYTLSFNKNFTDIQASLYFNYDHQTYWNSSNVDRYSLMASKYFDIGALKNISVSLSAYRQVFDNKNNDGLFLSLTLPLGDANYLGYSLTQNRHETINQANYYSTLSDKTNYQVAVGNAKQGTTASAYINHQANNARLTANVNYMNNEYYSFGVSAKGGITLTSEGVDTHRVSRLGGTRLLVDTDGVANIPVKGSSSAVTSNRFGKAVIPDVNSYYRNKVKVDLNKLPEDAEVTDSVVQFTLTDGAIGYRKFSVLSGQKMMVNLTLESGELPPFGAQIINNRQQETGIVDDNGMAYISGIQPHEVMFIKWNGAQQCRIVFPAQLTDLSKRLSLVCQALNN; this is translated from the coding sequence ATGTCTTTTTGCTTAAGCAGGACACATATCTGGTCATTTATCGCTTTTATGGTGAGTATTACTTGCGCCAGAGCGACTTATGCTAATGATTATGTGCAGTTTAATACCGATGTATTAGATCTAGAAGATAGAAAAAATATCGACCTCAATCAGTTCGCCTTACCAGGCTATATTATGCCCGGTACCTATACCTTAAAAGTGAGGATGAACAATGAAGCTGTGTCAGAACAACCCATTGAATATTATGCATTGACTGAAGGTAATAGTCAGGCATGTTTATCAAAATCATTGATCGCTCAGTTAGGCCTTAAGCCGGAGATACGTAACAAACTAACCTGGCTGCATGATGAGCAGTGTCTTGATTTAAATAGCTTACCAGGTATGGAAGCTAAAGGAGACTTAGCCACTGCGACACTGAATATCCAAATTCCACAGGCTTATTTAGAATACCGTAGTAACACTTGGGATCCACCATCATTATGGGATGATGGTGTGAATGGTTTACTGTTTGACTATAACGTCACAACCCAAATGAACAGTAGTTATAAAAACGACCATAAATACTATAATATTAATGGTAACGGTGTAATGGGCGCTAACCTTGGCGCCTGGCGAGTACGCGCTGACTGGCAAGGTCGTAGTAATCATAGCTGGGGAGAAACCAACGAGAAAACACAGAATGTTTTTGATTGGACAAGGATCTATGCTTATACCGCCATACCACAACTCAATGCCAAACTCTCAATTGGAGAGAATTATCTAAGTTCAGCGCTATTTGATAGTTTCCGCTATACGGGTATCAGTCTAAATAGCGACCTGAATATGTTACCACCTAATTTACGCGGTTATGCCCCAGAAGTGACCGGTATTGCGAATAGTAACGCGACGGTGATTATTACTCAGGCAGGCCGTGTTATTTATCAAACGCAAGTACCTTCAGGTCCATTCCAAATTCAGGATCTACCGAGTGGGATCACCGGGCAATTAGATATACGCGTGGAAGAACAAGATGGCAGCGTACAAAATTATCAGGTCAATACTGCCTCAATTCCCTATCTGACACGCCCTGGTTCGGTACGTTATAATGTTGCACTCGGTCGTCCCACCAATCTTGATAGACACACACAAGGAAACTTCTTTGTTACCGGCGATTTTTCCTGGGGGATCTCTAATGGTTGGTCACTATTTGGTGGCAGCCTAAATAGTGAAAATTATGATGCGCTATCCTTAGGTTTAGGACGCGATCTCTTTAAATTTGGTGCTATCTCATTGGATATGACACAATCATTTACGCGATTTCCTGAAGAAAAAATGATGACTGGCGGCTCTTTCCGAGTGAACTACTCAAAACGATTTGATAGCTACAATAGCCAAATTCAGTTTGCTGGATATCGGTTCACGCAACGTAACTATATGAGTATGTCGGAATATCTCACCGCACTAGAGACCGGCGATCGTCGTAAAAGTAGTCGTGAAATGTATACTCTCTCATTTAATAAGAATTTTACCGATATCCAAGCTTCACTCTATTTTAATTATGACCATCAAACTTATTGGAATAGTTCAAATGTTGATCGTTATAGCCTTATGGCCTCAAAATATTTTGATATTGGCGCATTAAAAAATATCAGTGTCTCACTGTCTGCATACCGACAAGTGTTTGATAATAAGAATAATGATGGCCTATTCTTATCGCTCACCTTACCGCTTGGCGATGCTAACTATTTAGGTTACTCATTAACCCAAAATCGTCATGAAACCATTAATCAAGCTAACTATTATAGTACGTTAAGTGATAAGACTAACTATCAAGTCGCAGTCGGTAACGCTAAACAGGGAACAACGGCCAGTGCCTATATCAACCATCAGGCAAATAATGCCCGTTTAACCGCAAATGTTAACTATATGAATAACGAATATTACTCATTTGGTGTCAGTGCCAAAGGAGGGATCACCTTAACCTCAGAAGGTGTCGATACTCACCGAGTATCTAGACTAGGCGGCACCAGACTGTTAGTTGATACCGATGGCGTCGCTAATATACCCGTGAAAGGCAGTAGTTCAGCGGTGACCTCAAATCGGTTTGGTAAAGCGGTGATTCCTGATGTGAATAGCTACTATCGTAATAAAGTCAAAGTTGACTTAAATAAACTGCCAGAGGACGCAGAAGTCACCGACTCAGTCGTTCAATTTACCTTAACCGATGGCGCTATTGGCTATCGCAAATTCAGTGTGCTTTCTGGTCAAAAAATGATGGTCAATCTGACACTGGAAAGCGGCGAGCTTCCCCCTTTTGGCGCGCAAATTATCAACAACCGTCAACAGGAAACGGGTATCGTAGATGATAATGGCATGGCTTATATCAGTGGTATTCAACCCCATGAAGTGATGTTTATAAAATGGAACGGTGCACAACAATGCCGCATCGTCTTCCCAGCGCAATTAACCGATCTATCTAAACGATTATCGCTGGTTTGCCAAGCGTTAAATAATTAG
- a CDS encoding fimbrial protein produces MKNKRYLARYVSLLLLMFSTVTIAADPKGSGKVHLQGAIRNSTCMIDTGSTDQTIEIGKTPMAEVYKVGEGPSKFFSIKLIDCNFEKKVTQAWQGFYITFDGPAHDDAFQVFGDARGVELSLKDSRGTIITPGKPFLLNGTEDNESGLTYEIKLIANGHYLKPGYYQAIIRFKLDYY; encoded by the coding sequence TTGAAAAATAAACGCTACCTTGCTCGATATGTCTCTTTATTGCTGCTCATGTTCAGTACGGTGACAATCGCAGCGGATCCAAAGGGTTCCGGCAAGGTCCATCTACAAGGGGCGATTCGCAATTCAACGTGTATGATCGATACAGGTTCAACTGATCAAACGATTGAGATAGGCAAAACACCTATGGCTGAAGTTTATAAAGTCGGTGAAGGACCCAGTAAATTTTTCAGTATCAAACTCATCGACTGCAATTTTGAAAAAAAAGTAACTCAAGCGTGGCAAGGCTTTTATATCACCTTTGATGGTCCCGCTCATGATGATGCTTTTCAAGTTTTCGGGGATGCCAGAGGGGTCGAACTCTCTTTAAAAGATAGTCGTGGCACAATAATTACACCAGGTAAACCATTTTTACTCAACGGCACCGAAGATAATGAATCAGGCTTAACTTATGAGATTAAACTAATAGCTAATGGCCACTATCTAAAACCTGGTTATTATCAAGCGATCATACGTTTTAAACTCGATTATTACTAA
- a CDS encoding fimbrial protein, with translation MKLSNLALITLLSGSMLSTAMADTTTITGGSGTVNFTGSINSGACSISPESVDQTVDLGSVTKSVLESNGTSSPQSFQINLEDCDLTGLTNKTINITFSGAAAGTGSDATLLGIVGSGAGAGIQITDSNGTPVTLGQATTSTHVLQAGNNTLLFSAYLKKLSSAEEVTPGAFTSVTDFVLSYE, from the coding sequence ATGAAATTATCAAACTTAGCACTTATTACTCTATTATCTGGTTCAATGCTCTCAACCGCCATGGCAGATACCACAACGATTACTGGCGGTTCTGGTACCGTTAACTTTACAGGTAGCATCAACTCAGGTGCGTGCTCTATCTCTCCTGAATCAGTTGATCAAACCGTTGATTTAGGAAGTGTGACGAAATCTGTTCTTGAAAGTAATGGCACCTCATCACCACAATCATTCCAAATTAATTTAGAAGATTGTGATTTAACCGGATTAACCAATAAAACCATCAATATCACCTTTAGTGGTGCAGCAGCAGGAACTGGTTCTGATGCGACGTTGCTAGGAATTGTGGGTTCAGGTGCTGGCGCCGGAATTCAAATCACCGACAGTAACGGCACGCCAGTGACGTTAGGTCAGGCGACCACCTCTACTCATGTGCTACAAGCAGGTAACAACACCTTATTATTTTCTGCCTATTTAAAGAAATTAAGTAGCGCTGAAGAAGTGACACCTGGTGCATTTACTTCTGTGACTGATTTTGTTTTATCTTACGAATAA